The Vulcanimicrobium alpinum sequence CTTGCCGGCGAACGGCGAGGCGTTGACCATGAAGAACATCGAGACCGTCGGCTCGTCGACCGCGATCGCATCGAGCCCTTCGGGAAGCGCCGCGTCGGCGATCGTATCGCCGATGTTGAGCCCCTCGATCCCCGAGACGCAGATGATGTCGCCGGCGGTCGCTTCCTCGATCTCGATCCGCTCGAGTCCGTGAAAGCCGAGGATCTTCGTGAGCCGCAAGCCGCTCTGCACGTGGCCGTCGCGCGCGACCTTGGCGATCGGCGCGTTGACCTTCGAACTCCCGCGAAAGACGCGCCCGATCCCGATTCGCCCCACGTAGCGGTTGTGGTCGATCGCGGAGATCAGCATCTGGAAGCCGCCGTCTTCGGCGGGCGCCTCGGGGACGTGCTTGGTGATCGTGTCGAACAGCGGCTCGAGGTTCTCGCTCTCGTCTTCCAGCGCGTACTTCGCGATGCCGGCCTTGCCGTTGGCATAGACCACCGGGAAGTCGGCCTGCTCGTCGGAGGCGCCGAGTTCGATGAAGAGGTCGAACACCTCGTTCACGACTTCGCTGGGACGGGCGTCCTTGCGGTCGATCTTGTTGATGACGACGATCGCCCGCAGATCGAGTTCGAGCGCCTTGCGCAGCACGAACCGCGTCTGCGGCATCACCCCTTCGGCGGCGTCGACCAAGAGAACGACCCCTTGCACCATCTGCAGCACGCGTTCGACCTCGCCGCCGAAGTCGGCGTGGCCGGGCGTGTCGACGATGTTGAACTTGACCCCGTTGTGGTCGATCGCCGTGTTCTTCGCGAGGATCGTGATCCCGCGCTCGCGTTCGAGCGGGTTCGAGTCCATCGCACGCGCCTCGACGTGCTGGCCTTCGCGATAGATCCCGCTCTGGCGGAACATCGCGTCCACGAGGGTGGTCTTGCCGTGGTCGACGTGGGCGATGATCGCGACGTTGCGGATGTCGGGCCGGGTTCTCACAAGCGCCTAGTGTATCACATCCCGCCTCCGGACGCTCGTCAGGCCGAGCCGGCCCCGCGTCACGCTCATATGATGGGGTAGGGGGATGACTCGAACGAATCATCCCCCTACGCGGTGTCGAGCGCCGTCGTCACGCCTGGGCCCAAGAGCCCGTAGCTCAGATTGGCGCTCGCACCAACCTCCAAGCGATCAGCCGAACGGAATCGTGGGCCGTCTGCGACGAGCCCGTATGCATGAGCCTGGTAAGATGATCGCTACGCCGGAACCTAGAGGGAAATCCTGCGATGAGCATGTTGGGCGTCGATATCTCTAAGGACACGTTCCACTGCTGCTTGCAACGCGGCGAGAAGCGCAGTGAGGCGAGTTTTGAGAACACGCGAACCGGCTTCAGAGAGCTTCGCAGTTGGTTGCGCACGCATCGCGCCCGCGAGGTTCATGTGTGCATGGAGTCAACCGGGCCGTATTGGCGCAACTTAGCGGCGAACTTGCACAAAGCGAAAATCCGGGTGAGCGTGGTGAACCCGACGCGTACGGCATATTTTGCGAAGAGCCGTTTGCTGCGGACCAAGACCGATGCGGTCGACGCTCGAATGCTGGCCCAATTCTGCGCCTCCGAGCGCCCCGCGCTCTGGGAGCCTGATAGCGACGAAATCCTGTCCCTGCGCGGTTTGCTGGCGTATCGCGACCAGCTCATCGCGCAGCGTATTGCCCTTACGCAGATCGTGCAATCCGTCGCCGTCGGAGCAACGCTGCTCAAAATGAACGAAACGCATCTGGTCGGTATCGCGGAGATGGTCAAGCAGATCGAGTCGCAGATCCAAGGTGTTCTTTGCTCGGATGTCACGCTAAGCCGGAACGCGCAGCTTCTTCAGACCATACCAGGCGTCGCGTCCTTGACAGCGGCAAACGTGCTTGCGGAGTTGCCGGTGCATCGGCTCCATAGTGCCAAAGCCGCAGCGGCGTATGCCGGCCTTACGCCGGCAGAGCGGCAGTCCGGGACCTCGGTGAAGGGCAAGCCGCGCATTTGCAAGACAGGCAACGCGAAGCTCCGGCGGGCACTCTACATGGCTGCCCTGACGGCAAAGCGCAAAGTCCCGGCCTTCAAGGAGCTCGCCGATCGCCTCGAAGCGCGCGGTAAGAGCGGCAAGCAAATCATCGTGGCGGTGATGCACAAGCTCGTGCGCCTGGCTTACTCGCTACTCAAGAATCAGCGGCCCTATCAACCCGTATCGGCTTGACGGCGGACACGGAATCTGAGCTTGTCGAAGCGCAGCCGGCTCTTGAGACTTTCTTGAGCCCGGCGGCGGGCGGCTTTGAGCGTGCTTTGAGCGACGAACCGGGGTCGGCGGTGCTACGGTCGCCGCGTGTTCGCCTCGCTTCGCGCCCTACTGATCGTTGTTGCCCTGGCGCTCGCTCCGCTTGCCTTGCTGATTCCGGCCGCGGCCGCCACCACGCTTCCGGCCGGCCCGCTCGCCCTGCGCCGGGCCGCATCGCCGCTCCCGCTCGAGCCGTCGCTCGCCGACACCCGCTGGGCCGACGCGCTCACCGACGGCCGGTTCACCAACCTCGCCACCCGCGCCGCGGCCGCCGGGACGACGCGGGTCGCGTTCTTCTACGATGACCGCGCGATCTACGTCGGGGTGCAGGCGGAGCAGACCGCGCCGGTTGTCGCCTCCCAGCCGGCCGACGAGATCGGCTTCGGCACCGACGACTTCGTCGGCTTCGAGATCGACACGGCCGGAAACGGCGAGCGCGTCTACCTCTTCGCCGTCACGCCGCGCGGGACGCGCTACGCGTTTGCCCGCGAGTCGACACGCTACAAGCCCGAGTGGGGCGCCGCCGCGGCCTCGACCGCGACCGGCTGGAACGCCGTGATGCGGATTCCGTACGGCGCGCTCAAACTCGCCGGCGACGGATTCCAGCACTGGAAGATCAATCTCGTGCGCAACGTCGCGGCGACCGCGGAGCACGATACGCTCGTCTACACGCCGCTGATGGCCGACGCGACGGTTCCGACGTTTCCGAACTACGCGTTCGACTGGCGGTTCTGGCCGCCGGTCGACGGCGTCGCGCTGCGCGGCGCGGTGCCGCGCCCGAAGCCGCGCGCCGAAGTGTACGGTCTCGAGTCGGCGGGGACCGATCGCGACGCCGTCGTCACGCCCGCCGGCACGACGGTCCGCCGCGCGCCGCGCGCGGGGGGGGGCGACGTCGTCGTTCCGCTCGATCCGACCACGAGTTTTCGTCGGCGCCTTCTCGCCCGATTTCTCCAACGTCGAGATCGACCAGCTGACGATCGCGCCGCAGCAGTTCCAGCGCGCGCTCACCGAGTACTGGCCGTTCTTCGCGCAGGGCGCGGCGTACGTCAACGCCGCGCTCGAAGTCTACCAGCCGAATCTCCCGCCCGAGGTGCTGTTCTACTCACCGAACATCGCCGCGTTCGACCGCGGCTTCAAGGTCGTCGGGAGCAAGGGAACGACGTCGTTCGGCGCGCTCGAGGTGCGCGGCAGCGATCCGCAGACCGGCGCCGCGTTCGACGATCTCGCGTTCGGCATCCACCAGCGGCGTCCGAGCAACACGTTCGCGTGGTGGGCGGACGGCGCGTTCGCCGGACGTGAAAACGGCGTCGACCGCAGTTATGAAGTCGGCGCGTTCGGCCGTTCGCTGGCGAGCGGACTCGTCTACAGCGCGATGCACGCGCAGGAGACGGGACCGACGGTGACGCGCCCGAGCGAAGCGCAGAAGAACGCGGCGTTCATCGACCTGCAGAAACCCGGGATGGAAGCGAACCTCGGCTCCCTCGACACCGGGCCGCAGTTTGCGCCGGTCGCGGGCTTCACCAACCTCGCCGACGTTCGCGGACCGTATTTCTCGCTGGATCTGAACCGCTCGCCGAAACGCGGAGCGATCAAGTTCGCGGATCTCTATCTGAACTTCGACCGTTGGCGCGACCGCCGCAACAACGTGCACGACGCCGACGCCGACGCGTACCTGACGCTGAAGATGCGCTCGCCGCTCGCGTTCTACCTCAACGATCAATTGGGCTCGCTGCGTACCTACGAGGGCGACGGCTTCAGCGGCGGCCCGCACGGCTACCGCGACGCCCAGGTGCTCCCGTTCAAGACCTGGAGCATCGGCGCGGGCTACGGCGAGGGGCCGCCGAGCTCGTTCCGCACCGATTGGCAGCAGGGTCCGTTCGGGGCGTTCTTCCGCAGCAGCGCTCGGCGACGGTGACGCGCTCGCTCGGCCGCGCAAGCCTCTCGATCGACTACGCGGCGACGCACGAACGGCCGCCCGCGGGCGCCGCGGACGGCCAGCAGCTGCGGCGCTACGCGCTCGCGCTGCCGCTCGGCCGCGACGGAAACGCGACGCTCGCGTACCGCGACGTGAGCGGCCGCGGCGGCTTCGCGAACCCGGGGCGGAACCTTGCCGGATCGCTGCGCAAGCGCTTCGCCAACGGCAACGAACTGTTCCTGAACTACGGCCCGCCGGCCGCCGACAAGACCCTCGACCGCTGGATCCTCAAATATCTCGTGCGGCTCGGAGGCGCGCTCTGAGACGTTTGTCGAACCACGGTGGTTACGACGGGCGTGCGCCTCTCGTTCCCGCCGTTCTCCTTCGACCGCGACGAGCGTGTGCTGCGGCGTGACGGTACCAACGTGCCGCTGCCGCCCAAGGCCGCGCAAGCCCTCGCGCTGCTGCTCGCGGAGCCCGGCGCGCTGGTCGCCAAACAGATGCTGCGCGACGCGCTGTGGCCCGAAGGCTTCGTCGAAGACGGCAACCTCACGCAGACGATCTACGTCATTCGCCGCGCGCTCGATCCCGGCGGCGACGGTCGCGCCTTCATCGAGACGATCCCGCGGCGCGGTTATCGTTTCGTGCCGCCGGTGACGACGGAATCCGCGCCGGAGCGCGCGCGCGTCGCGCGGTTCGCGTTTGCGCTGCGGACGCTCGCCGGCGCGGCGGCGATCGCCTTCACATTCGGCGGCGTCTCGATCGGCGGCGACGCGGCGCGCGCGTACGCGCTCGGCCGATTCACCTGGAACAAACGTACCGAAACGGCGACGCGCGCGAGCATCGCGCATTTCCGCGCGGTCATCGCGCTCGCGCCGAACGATCCGCGCGGCTACGCCGGCCTCGCCGACGCGTACGGCGAGGCGGGCGATTGGGGATTTCCCGCGATCGCCCCTGCCGCTGCGGCTTACGGCGCGGCCGAACGCTACGCGCGCGCCGGCGCTGGCGCGCGATCCGCGCTCGGGCGAAGCGATCGCGACGCTCGGACGCGTCGCGCTGCTGCGCGACGGCGACGTCGACCGCGCGGAAGCGCAGCTTCGCACCGCGATCGCGTACGCGCCCGATCACGCGCCCGCGTACGAGATGCTCGGCATCGTGCGCCTCTATCGAGGCGACGCCGCGGGCGCGCAGGCGGCACTGCGCCGCGCGACCGAACTCGACCCGCTCAGCCCGATGAATCTGGTGTGCTACGGAAAATCGCTGTACTACGGGCGCCGGTACGGCGAAGCGCGCGCCGCGCTGCGGCAGCTCAACGACCTCGACGCCGCCAACCTCGGTGCCGGCGAAGTGCTCGCGCTGACCGATCTCGAGCTCGGACTCGCCGACGAAGCGCGCGCGGCGATGCGCTCCATGGCGTCGTCGCATCACGAAGGCGAAAAGCGCGAGTACATCGCGATGATGAGCGCGCTGGTCGACACTCGCACCGGTCGCGCGCCGCGCGTCCTCCCCGATTTGCGGCCGCGCGCGAACGCGCACGTAGATACGTCGACCGCATCGGCGCTGTGCCTGGCGCTCGGGCGGCGCGACGCGGCGATCGCGTGGCTGGAAATCGGGATGCGCGACCGCGCGCGCAGCGAGCGCGGGCTCATCGCGCTCGACCCGCGGTTGGCGAGCCTGCGCGGCGACCAGCGCTTTAAGGCGCTCGTCGCCGGCATCTCCTAGCCGGCGGGGGTTCCCGTCAAGAAGGCGACGGTCAACGCGAAGGATCGCCGCCACGCGGCGACAACCTCGGCCGCACCCAC is a genomic window containing:
- the typA gene encoding translational GTPase TypA: MRTRPDIRNVAIIAHVDHGKTTLVDAMFRQSGIYREGQHVEARAMDSNPLERERGITILAKNTAIDHNGVKFNIVDTPGHADFGGEVERVLQMVQGVVLLVDAAEGVMPQTRFVLRKALELDLRAIVVINKIDRKDARPSEVVNEVFDLFIELGASDEQADFPVVYANGKAGIAKYALEDESENLEPLFDTITKHVPEAPAEDGGFQMLISAIDHNRYVGRIGIGRVFRGSSKVNAPIAKVARDGHVQSGLRLTKILGFHGLERIEIEEATAGDIICVSGIEGLNIGDTIADAALPEGLDAIAVDEPTVSMFFMVNASPFAGKEGKYLTSRQIRERLMRELESNVALRVSDTESADTFEVRGRGELHLSILIETMRREGYELAVSKPRVIITEKDGVKMEPVEYVVIDVHEDYAGAVIESVGRRRAQMSNMITVGETRRLEYTMPTRAIFGLRGELLTLSRGTAVMSHVYYTHQPLAGDIPGRSNGALVTSDTGTVTAYALMGLEQRGRFFVDPGVEVYEGMIVGRANDDKDVAINVARAKKLTNMRAAGTDENFRMPPAEEMSLERAIEFIEDDELVEVTPQSIRLRKRILDESERLKARKREKAFAG
- a CDS encoding IS110 family transposase, encoding MSMLGVDISKDTFHCCLQRGEKRSEASFENTRTGFRELRSWLRTHRAREVHVCMESTGPYWRNLAANLHKAKIRVSVVNPTRTAYFAKSRLLRTKTDAVDARMLAQFCASERPALWEPDSDEILSLRGLLAYRDQLIAQRIALTQIVQSVAVGATLLKMNETHLVGIAEMVKQIESQIQGVLCSDVTLSRNAQLLQTIPGVASLTAANVLAELPVHRLHSAKAAAAYAGLTPAERQSGTSVKGKPRICKTGNAKLRRALYMAALTAKRKVPAFKELADRLEARGKSGKQIIVAVMHKLVRLAYSLLKNQRPYQPVSA